A stretch of Podospora bellae-mahoneyi strain CBS 112042 chromosome 5, whole genome shotgun sequence DNA encodes these proteins:
- a CDS encoding hypothetical protein (COG:Q; EggNog:ENOG503NUX8), which translates to MLAESLVAALLAIAPVSARPEPDLWRRAVSAADVRTCALTDEAPHVKAPKANAWAPISPQDVKDVWKFVHAPERALNLTNPANATLTDNYVFLVDTLYLNKTQVLSYIDGDAAQPPKYARVVIFEGGKEEPVSQEYMVGPLPVGAETTIAPYDYPFNGGLGGKIPYDGRYMDGKRTAGYQPLLKQAMTDVADITKALFNGTYYGASDPRTDIVAANTGPHSLDGSQSWITIMFRYPGAASYVTPIDFYIILDITGTDISKYTLRGYVTNTKFFKTADDLRKAFEAGEIISEFPQTRDQEWALLKAVPEMGVRDLDDRIAPQSIEIGGKRYKLDRENQYVEFMGWSFYMSFTRILGLMFYDIKFKGERIIYELSLQEAAAQYAGNQPKAANTVYHDTYFSIGSTSATLIEGFDCPFGATMLNVTYPANDVTDVHPQGICLFESDSGYPVARHRYGSGGNPNGFSNIAAVKSSALHARTIATIGNYDYLFDYAFHVDGSIEIEVRASGYLQSSPYYKDQTNFGARVGLGTQGSFHDHILSWKADFDIISTKNSLQRTDLIVVNQTQPWFPELGEFEQMELKAYNMEKEQQFNWAQNGQSMFCVVNDEEKNSWGVSRGYRLVPGRSNVHLSTLNSPFSKHSSHILKSHLAVTQHHDNEPYGNSWQNVNLPLKPQQDFSKLFNDESVDGEDIVVWFNLGMHHYTRSEDIPVTLYSEAVSSIVFAPQNFHDRAQEGDLQNRRWITSNATTGEITYEDQGLQLPTCKVALEEPATKILPWLKI; encoded by the coding sequence ATGCTCGCCGAGTCTCTGGTGGCGGCCCTCTTGGCCATCGCCCCCGTCTCTGCTCGTCCGGAACCCGACCTCTGGCGCCGCGCTGTGAGCGCTGCTGACGTTCGCACCTGCGCCCTCACCGACGAAGCTCCTCACGTCAAGGCTCCCAAGGCTAACGCCTGGGCTCCCATCTCTCCTCAGGATGTCAAGGATGTCTGGAAGTTTGTCCACGCTCCTGAGCgcgccctcaacctcacgAACCCTGCCAACGCCACCCTGACCGACAACTacgtcttcctcgtcgataCCTTGTACCTTAACAAGACCCAGGTCCTCAGCTACATCGACGGCGATGCAGCTCAGCCTCCCAAGTATGCACGTGTCGTCATCTTCGAGGGCGGCAAGGAGGAGCCTGTCTCTCAGGAGTACATGGTTGGCCCCCTTCCTGTTGGTGCTGAGACCACCATCGCCCCTTACGACTACCCCTTCAACGGCGGCCTTGGTGGCAAGATCCCCTACGATGGTCGCTACATGGATGGCAAGCGCACCGCTGGCTATCAGCCTCTCCTCAAGCAGGCCATGACTGATGTCGCCGACATCACCAAGGCTCTCTTCAATGGTACTTACTACGGTGCCAGCGACCCCCGCACGGACATTGTCGCTGCCAACACTGGTCCCCACTCTCTCGATGGCTCCCAGTCCTGGATCACCATCATGTTCAGATACCCTGGTGCCGCCAGCTACGTCACTCCCATTGACTTCTACATTATTCTCGACATCACCGGCACCGACATCTCCAAGTACACCCTCCGCGGCTatgtcaccaacaccaagttCTTCAAGACTGCCGATGACCTCCGCAAGGCCTTCGAGGCTGGCGAGATCATCAGCGAGTTCCCCCAGACCCGTGACCAGGAGTGGGCCCTTCTCAAGGCTGTCCCTGAGATGGGTGTCCGTGACCTTGACGACCGCATTGCTCCCCAGAGCATTGAGATTGGTGGCAAGCGCTACAAGCTCGACCGCGAGAACCAGTATGTTGAGTTCATGGGCTGGTCTTTCTACATGTCCTTCACTCGCATCCTCGGTCTCATGTTCTACGACATCAAGTTCAAGGGTGAGCGCATCATCTACGAGCTCTCTCTccaggaggctgctgctcagtATGCTGGCAACCAGCCCAAGGCTGCCAACACTGTCTACCACGACACTTACTTCTCCATCGGTTCCACCTCTGCCACCCTCATCGAGGGGTTCGACTGCCCCTTCGGTGCCACCATGCTGAACGTCACCTACCCCGCCAACGATGTCACCGATGTCCACCCCCAGGGTATCTGCCTCTTCGAGTCTGACTCCGGATATCCCGTTGCCCGTCACAGATATGGCAGCGGTGGCAACCCCAACGGTTTCTCCAACATTGCCGCCGTCAAGAGCTCTGCTCTCCATGCCCGCACCATTGCCACTATTGGTAATTACGACTACCTCTTCGACTATGCTTTCCACGTTGACGGCTCCATCGAGATTGAGGTCCGCGCTTCCGGCTATCTCCAGTCTTCCCCCTACTACAAGGACCAGACCAACTTTGGCGCTCGTGTCGGCCTTGGCACCCAGGGTTCTTTCCACGACCACATTCTCTCCTGGAAGGCCGATTTCGATATCATCTCCACCAAGAACTCCCTCCAGCGCACCGATctcatcgtcgtcaaccAGACCCAGCCCTGGTTCCCCGAGCTCGGCGAGTTCGAGCAGATGGAGCTCAAGGCCTACAacatggagaaggagcagcagtTCAACTGGGCCCAGAACGGCCAGAGCATGTTCTGCGTCGTCAacgacgaggagaagaacTCCTGGGGTGTCTCCCGCGGTTACCGCCTCGTGCCCGGCCGCAGCAACGTCCACCTCAGcaccctcaactcccccttctccaagcACTCCTCCCACATCCTCAAGTCTCACCTCGCCGTCACCCAGCACCACGACAACGAGCCTTATGGCAACTCGTGGCAGAACGTTAACCTGCCCCTCAAGCCTCAGCAGGACTTTTCCAAGCTCTTCAACGACGAGAGCGTCGATGGTGAGGACATTGTTGTCTGGTTCAACCTCGGCATGCACCACTACACCCGCTCTGAGGATATCCCCGTCACCCTCTACTCCGAGGCCGTCTCCAGCATCGTGTTCGCTCCCCAGAACTTCCACGACCGCGCCCAGGAGGGTGATCTCCAGAACAGACGCTGGATCACCTCCAACGCTACCACTGGTGAGATCACCTATGAGGACCAGGGTCTTCAGCTCCCCACTTGCAAGGTTGCCCTCGAGGAGCCCGCTACCAAGATTCTTCCTTGGCTCAAGATCTAG